A stretch of the Clostridiales bacterium genome encodes the following:
- a CDS encoding metallophosphoesterase, whose protein sequence is MKQYQNRYIFSSDIMRRQKRAKRRMFFVLAVLLFLVLALFMGNIMTSHRVVVEDLRVTVLNLPKDLEEYSILHISDLHGARYGDKQRAIASALGARRYSAVVITGDVLGPDRDINPLLELIALMPKETPKYYIPGDVDGDPIDYSAHGSLSVYTEWAEQMIRAGVTILDRPVSETRKKGTIWFIPEDLYAIDLDGLETTYRTQMDILNQRAASLTADDAARIRATGYQLARIAEIRELKTQVKPEDIQIVLTHTPLSEEYVSGTAAWSGKGAAFSIRYASMILAGHYNGGQWRLPFGGAIYVPELGWFPEDAEIMGLSYVNGVPQYISPGLGSDPHYNYQPGRLFNHPVITRITLTRYEQ, encoded by the coding sequence ATGAAGCAGTACCAGAACCGGTACATCTTTTCTTCGGATATCATGCGCCGGCAGAAACGGGCCAAGCGCCGGATGTTTTTCGTCCTGGCCGTCCTGCTGTTCCTGGTGCTGGCCCTCTTTATGGGAAATATCATGACTTCGCACCGTGTGGTGGTGGAGGATCTCCGCGTTACCGTACTGAACCTGCCGAAAGACCTGGAAGAGTATTCCATCCTGCATATCAGCGACCTGCACGGCGCACGGTATGGGGACAAACAGAGGGCGATCGCGTCCGCGCTGGGTGCCCGGCGGTATTCCGCTGTGGTGATCACCGGGGATGTTCTCGGTCCGGACCGGGATATTAATCCTCTTCTGGAGCTGATTGCCCTGATGCCGAAGGAGACACCGAAGTATTATATTCCGGGCGATGTGGACGGGGATCCGATTGATTATTCCGCCCACGGAAGCCTGTCGGTTTACACGGAATGGGCGGAACAGATGATCCGGGCCGGGGTTACGATCCTGGACCGGCCGGTATCGGAGACCCGCAAAAAGGGGACGATCTGGTTCATTCCGGAGGATCTGTACGCCATTGACCTGGACGGGCTGGAAACGACATACAGAACCCAGATGGATATCCTGAACCAGCGGGCGGCATCCCTGACGGCGGACGATGCGGCCAGGATCCGCGCAACGGGATACCAGCTTGCGCGCATTGCCGAAATCCGGGAATTGAAAACCCAGGTAAAGCCGGAGGATATCCAGATTGTGCTGACGCATACCCCGCTGTCGGAAGAATATGTATCCGGCACAGCCGCATGGAGCGGGAAGGGAGCTGCGTTTTCCATCCGCTATGCTTCCATGATCCTGGCGGGCCACTATAACGGCGGCCAGTGGCGGCTTCCGTTCGGCGGCGCCATCTATGTACCGGAACTGGGCTGGTTTCCGGAGGATGCAGAGATCATGGGACTGAGCTATGTAAACGGCGTTCCGCAGTATATCAGTCCCGGACTGGGATCGGACCCCCATTATAACTACCAGCCGGGCCGGCTGTTCAACCATCCCGTGATAACGCGGATTACACTGACCCGGTACGAACAGTAA
- a CDS encoding alpha-L-arabinofuranosidase — protein sequence MKKASLTVHPDFRIGEISPRLFGAFLEPIGSMVNGSMYNPKHPAADEQGLRKDFYSALKETGLPCVRLPGGNFVSGWQWKDSIGPMAERRTHLDMAWRQYIPNDVGHDEYLQWAEKAGTEPIYTVNLGTGTLQDAADCVEYTNFSGGTCWSDLRKKNGHPDPYGVKIWYLGNEMDGPWQIASWEKKPREYGILAHETSKAMKWIDPKAETVACVSCSPFLNHYPEWDRQVLEECYETVDYISLHHYHSAPPDLPQALLAGYLAFEDYIRTEIALCDYLRTKLRIQKTMMLSLDEYGSMFRPRGDFHPGIGGQQHAENFCGFDPDRKYVRHDPDDWSTRRMPPMDGEMLRALGTASTMLVMLRHADRVKIGCATGGLNDLCRTDREHAWKGACYYPFTQMIRTAKGVSLRCEVTCDTYDVPGYVIDDMNQYAGFENAATIQAAAAMDQAAGEAYVYVINACLDELQELTMDVRGFAGWTFSGHTEMYAENPNDANTYEHPDTILPKENRRTACENGTLRAQLAPASWNVFRFTRK from the coding sequence ATGAAGAAAGCATCACTGACGGTGCATCCGGATTTCAGAATCGGGGAGATTTCCCCACGCCTTTTCGGCGCCTTCCTGGAACCGATCGGATCCATGGTGAACGGAAGCATGTACAATCCGAAGCACCCGGCCGCCGATGAGCAGGGACTGCGAAAAGATTTTTATTCCGCACTGAAGGAGACCGGGCTTCCCTGTGTTCGCCTGCCGGGCGGAAACTTCGTTTCCGGGTGGCAGTGGAAGGATTCCATCGGCCCGATGGCGGAGCGCAGAACCCACCTGGATATGGCATGGCGCCAGTATATCCCCAACGATGTGGGACATGATGAATACCTGCAGTGGGCGGAAAAGGCCGGGACGGAACCAATCTATACCGTGAACCTGGGTACGGGAACGCTTCAGGATGCAGCCGACTGCGTGGAATATACCAATTTCAGCGGCGGGACCTGTTGGTCAGACCTGCGGAAAAAGAACGGACATCCGGACCCGTACGGGGTGAAGATCTGGTACCTGGGAAACGAAATGGACGGTCCGTGGCAGATTGCATCCTGGGAGAAAAAGCCCCGGGAGTACGGCATACTTGCCCATGAAACTTCCAAGGCGATGAAGTGGATTGATCCGAAAGCGGAAACCGTGGCCTGTGTGTCCTGTTCCCCCTTCCTGAACCATTATCCGGAATGGGACCGCCAAGTGCTTGAGGAATGCTACGAAACGGTGGATTATATTTCCCTGCACCATTACCATTCCGCGCCGCCGGACCTGCCGCAGGCGCTGCTGGCCGGCTACCTGGCATTCGAGGATTATATCCGCACGGAGATCGCGCTGTGCGATTACCTGCGCACCAAGCTGCGTATTCAAAAAACGATGATGCTGTCCCTGGATGAATACGGCAGCATGTTCCGGCCGCGGGGAGATTTCCATCCGGGAATCGGCGGGCAGCAGCACGCGGAGAACTTCTGCGGATTTGATCCGGACCGGAAGTATGTCCGCCATGATCCGGATGACTGGTCCACCCGGCGCATGCCGCCGATGGACGGGGAAATGCTGCGGGCACTGGGCACCGCGAGCACGATGCTGGTGATGCTGAGGCACGCGGACCGCGTGAAGATCGGCTGTGCAACCGGCGGACTGAATGACCTGTGCCGTACAGACCGGGAGCATGCCTGGAAGGGTGCGTGCTATTATCCGTTTACCCAGATGATCCGGACCGCAAAGGGAGTGTCCCTTCGCTGTGAGGTAACCTGTGATACCTATGATGTACCGGGATATGTGATTGACGACATGAACCAGTACGCCGGGTTTGAGAACGCCGCGACGATCCAGGCAGCTGCCGCGATGGATCAGGCGGCCGGGGAAGCGTATGTGTATGTGATCAACGCGTGCCTGGATGAGCTGCAGGAACTGACGATGGATGTCCGCGGGTTTGCCGGATGGACGTTCAGCGGGCATACGGAAATGTATGCGGAAAACCCGAATGACGCCAATACATACGAGCATCCGGATACCATCCTTCCGAAGGAGAACCGCAGGACGGCCTGTGAAAACGGAACACTGCGGGCACAGCTGGCCCCGGCATCCTGGAATGTCTTCCGCTTTACCCGGAAATGA